The Shewanella sp. KX20019 genome window below encodes:
- a CDS encoding efflux RND transporter periplasmic adaptor subunit, whose product MKKYYSLTLIAVGISTVLLSGCTEPQASPNAAKPLPSVETISLSTTAITPYFDFIGRTVAVSDVDIIPRVGGELVAVHFKDGDLVEKGDLLYQIDPRVYQAKLTSAEATLAMAKANVVMASSNEKRAKKLIKDNSISEMQYDTAIADYATAMAVVTEAEAAVTSAELELGFCYIYAPLSGRAGFSAYRVGDRVTIAVKNRLVSIAQVDPIHFNFDIDEKLYRRIRSGVDKATAKNQVVDPELTLQLSDNSIYPEKGEIYAVGNMVNPDSGSINIQASFNNDDYSLIPGEHGMLNVKFSNQTINGVLVPLSALQQNQAGDFVMVVNSEMVVTPRYIELGQRYGINQHVIEGLQANERIVVKGLQKIRAGVTVNDIAQAN is encoded by the coding sequence ATGAAAAAATATTACTCGCTTACTCTTATCGCTGTTGGTATTAGCACCGTATTACTCAGTGGGTGCACTGAACCGCAGGCATCGCCCAATGCCGCTAAGCCGTTACCTAGTGTCGAAACCATCTCCCTTTCCACAACTGCAATCACCCCCTATTTTGATTTTATTGGACGAACTGTTGCTGTCAGCGATGTCGATATTATCCCTCGTGTTGGCGGCGAGTTGGTTGCTGTGCATTTTAAAGATGGTGACCTAGTTGAAAAAGGTGATCTGCTTTACCAAATCGACCCTCGAGTTTATCAAGCAAAGTTAACGTCAGCTGAAGCCACTCTAGCAATGGCTAAGGCAAATGTAGTGATGGCATCAAGTAATGAAAAACGAGCTAAAAAGCTGATTAAAGACAATAGTATTAGCGAAATGCAATATGACACGGCTATCGCCGACTACGCCACCGCGATGGCGGTAGTTACAGAGGCGGAGGCAGCAGTCACCTCAGCTGAATTGGAGCTTGGGTTTTGCTATATCTATGCTCCGTTATCAGGGCGCGCTGGCTTCAGTGCATATCGCGTCGGCGATCGTGTCACCATCGCAGTCAAAAACCGCTTGGTTTCAATTGCACAAGTAGATCCAATCCACTTCAATTTTGATATTGATGAGAAGCTTTACCGCAGGATCCGTTCAGGTGTTGATAAGGCCACGGCTAAAAATCAGGTTGTTGACCCAGAATTGACGCTGCAACTGTCAGACAACTCTATCTATCCAGAAAAGGGCGAGATCTATGCCGTTGGCAACATGGTCAATCCCGATAGTGGTTCAATCAATATACAAGCCAGTTTTAACAATGATGACTACTCATTGATCCCGGGTGAACACGGCATGCTTAACGTTAAGTTTTCTAACCAGACTATTAATGGTGTCCTGGTGCCTTTATCTGCGTTACAGCAGAACCAAGCGGGAGACTTTGTCATGGTGGTAAACAGTGAAATGGTGGTCACTCCTCGTTATATCGAACTCGGTCAGCGATATGGTATCAATCAACACGTGATTGAAGGCTTGCAAGCGAATGAACGTATTGTCGTTAAAGGCTTACAAAAAATCCGCGCTGGTGTGACCGTAAATGATATAGCGCAAGCAAACTAA
- a CDS encoding efflux RND transporter permease subunit, translated as MPENVEDECRNGGIAGYSMRNSVVSWLIIMVLLVGGILAFKDLGRLEDPEFTPRSAIIVTSYPGASPEQVEEEVTLLIENALQQLPSVKWIKSVSTAGLSQVDVMMESEYTSLHLPQIWDEVRRKVGDLRTLPPGASEPMVNDDFGDVYGMIWGITGDGYEMAEVERFADQLRRDVVTLEGVSKVSIGGVQQQQVFVEISNSKVSALNIPIDHIAALLQQQNSVSNAGRIRIQDDTVRLYPTGEFQNISELRDLVISPVGSEARILLGDVAEIKQGYIEVPSKLMSMNGLPALEFGVSFMPGENVIDVGSRVQAHIDSMLNKQPVGIEMENIYNQPVQVEKSVDGFVWSLVEAVAIVIAVLLLTMGLKSGIIIGIVLILSVTGTFIFMEQLGIDLQRISLGALIIALGMLVDNAIVVVEGILIGMQRGKDRFRAAIDIVEQTKWPLLGATVIAVTAFAPIGLSEDISGELVGTLFWVVLISLTLSWITAITTTPFLSAMFFKNVKPAAEGEESDPYKGMVFTSYRKFLKGCIRHRKMTMLLLVILLLGSVKGFGMLKNEFFPPMNLPKFMVDTWLPYNTDIRATAAEIKAMEQLVLTHPEVTQVASSVGGGHVRFMLAYKPEKTYNNYGNLMVTIKDMDKLLDVMRDVRGMLETNFAGANYNFKRFEMGPAPDGRVEARFQGPDPDVLRALSAEAKSIMASHEGATAVRDDWRERTKVMRPVFNVEAARTLGISKSQVDSVLLANFSGRSVGLYRDGSDLMPIVVRPPKAERTDIDGVMELQIWSNQLNEYVSLSQVVHRFDIDFEDPVIMRRDRMRTIMAMTDEDQMGSLTTAAVQKSFMAEVEAIELPEGYSMHWGGKHETSADALVALGEKLGGGYLVMILITVLLFSSFRDAAVIWTVVPFAIIGVVVGLYTADMPFTFLALLGTMSLTGMLIKNAIVLVEEIKLQIKDGKEDYLAVIDASVSRVRPVSMAAVTTVLGMIPLISDGFFQAMAVAMMAGLTFATILTLIVTPVMYTVIHRVRAL; from the coding sequence ATGCCTGAAAATGTAGAAGATGAGTGCCGTAATGGCGGTATTGCTGGCTATTCGATGCGCAACTCAGTGGTGAGTTGGCTGATCATTATGGTGTTGCTCGTTGGCGGTATTCTCGCTTTTAAAGATCTTGGTCGATTAGAAGATCCTGAATTTACGCCACGTTCTGCAATCATCGTCACTTCTTACCCTGGTGCTTCTCCAGAGCAGGTGGAAGAGGAGGTGACTCTACTCATTGAAAATGCACTGCAACAACTGCCGTCAGTAAAATGGATAAAGTCGGTCAGTACTGCTGGCTTGTCGCAAGTCGATGTTATGATGGAGTCTGAGTATACCAGCCTTCACCTGCCGCAGATCTGGGATGAAGTCCGTCGCAAGGTTGGGGACTTAAGAACCTTACCTCCAGGTGCAAGCGAGCCGATGGTCAATGACGATTTCGGTGACGTTTACGGCATGATTTGGGGAATTACTGGTGATGGCTATGAGATGGCTGAAGTTGAGCGCTTTGCCGATCAACTAAGACGTGACGTGGTTACTCTTGAGGGCGTCAGCAAAGTGTCTATCGGTGGGGTTCAGCAGCAGCAAGTGTTTGTTGAGATCTCTAATAGTAAGGTGTCAGCACTAAACATCCCTATCGACCACATCGCGGCGTTGTTACAACAACAGAACTCAGTCTCAAATGCAGGTCGCATCAGGATCCAAGATGATACGGTTAGGCTCTATCCAACGGGTGAGTTTCAGAATATCTCTGAGTTAAGAGATTTAGTGATAAGTCCCGTAGGATCTGAGGCGCGGATCTTACTAGGTGATGTTGCCGAAATAAAGCAAGGGTATATAGAGGTCCCGAGTAAGCTGATGTCGATGAATGGACTGCCTGCGTTGGAGTTTGGTGTGTCATTTATGCCTGGTGAAAACGTCATTGATGTGGGGAGCAGAGTGCAAGCGCATATCGATAGCATGCTTAATAAGCAGCCTGTTGGCATCGAGATGGAGAATATCTATAACCAGCCAGTGCAAGTTGAAAAGTCTGTCGATGGTTTTGTCTGGAGCCTTGTTGAAGCTGTAGCCATCGTCATTGCGGTGTTATTACTAACCATGGGGTTAAAGAGTGGCATCATCATCGGTATTGTATTGATCCTATCGGTGACGGGTACCTTTATCTTTATGGAGCAGTTGGGTATCGATTTACAACGGATCTCACTTGGTGCACTGATTATTGCGCTGGGTATGTTGGTTGATAATGCCATTGTGGTCGTTGAGGGGATCTTAATTGGAATGCAGCGCGGAAAGGACCGTTTCCGTGCCGCGATAGATATTGTTGAACAAACGAAATGGCCGCTACTGGGCGCTACCGTTATTGCAGTGACGGCATTTGCGCCGATCGGTCTATCAGAAGATATTTCTGGAGAACTGGTAGGCACGCTATTTTGGGTGGTATTAATTTCGCTGACTTTAAGTTGGATCACCGCCATTACAACGACGCCATTCTTGTCGGCGATGTTCTTTAAAAATGTAAAGCCAGCCGCTGAAGGTGAAGAGTCTGACCCTTATAAAGGGATGGTATTTACCTCTTATAGAAAGTTCTTAAAAGGCTGTATACGTCATAGAAAGATGACCATGTTGTTATTGGTCATCCTATTGCTAGGTTCAGTTAAAGGCTTTGGCATGTTGAAGAATGAATTCTTCCCGCCAATGAACCTACCTAAGTTTATGGTTGATACTTGGTTACCGTATAATACTGATATTAGAGCAACCGCCGCAGAAATTAAAGCGATGGAGCAGTTGGTATTAACGCACCCGGAGGTCACACAAGTTGCTTCTAGTGTCGGTGGTGGACATGTGCGTTTTATGCTCGCATACAAGCCTGAGAAAACCTATAACAATTACGGTAACCTGATGGTCACCATAAAAGATATGGATAAACTTCTCGATGTTATGCGCGATGTGCGTGGCATGCTTGAAACTAACTTTGCTGGTGCGAACTATAACTTTAAGCGATTTGAAATGGGCCCTGCGCCAGACGGAAGAGTCGAAGCCCGTTTTCAAGGCCCAGATCCGGATGTATTAAGAGCATTGTCTGCCGAGGCTAAAAGCATCATGGCTTCACATGAAGGGGCTACAGCCGTTCGTGATGATTGGCGTGAGCGTACTAAAGTCATGCGTCCGGTATTTAACGTTGAAGCGGCGAGAACATTAGGGATTAGTAAGTCTCAAGTTGATAGTGTTTTGCTAGCTAACTTTTCTGGTCGCAGTGTTGGTTTATATCGTGATGGTTCAGATCTCATGCCCATCGTTGTTCGTCCACCAAAAGCGGAGCGTACCGATATTGACGGCGTCATGGAACTGCAGATCTGGAGTAATCAACTCAATGAATACGTCAGTTTATCGCAAGTAGTGCACCGCTTTGATATTGACTTTGAAGATCCTGTAATAATGCGCCGCGATAGAATGCGCACCATTATGGCGATGACAGATGAGGACCAGATGGGTTCATTAACAACAGCTGCTGTACAGAAGTCATTTATGGCTGAAGTGGAAGCGATTGAACTGCCAGAAGGTTACAGCATGCATTGGGGGGGTAAGCATGAAACTTCAGCAGATGCTCTGGTTGCACTGGGTGAGAAGCTCGGTGGCGGTTATCTAGTGATGATTTTGATCACTGTTTTACTGTTCAGCTCATTTAGGGATGCGGCGGTTATATGGACTGTGGTGCCATTTGCGATAATTGGTGTCGTTGTCGGGCTTTATACTGCAGATATGCCATTTACCTTTTTGGCGTTGCTTGGCACCATGAGCTTAACGGGGATGCTGATCAAGAACGCTATCGTGTTGGTTGAAGAGATTAAACTTCAAATTAAAGATGGCAAAGAGGATTATTTAGCGGTGATCGACGCTTCAGTCTCTAGGGTTCGCCCTGTAAGCATGGCGGCTGTGACCACGGTGCTTGGTATGATCCCACTGATCAGCGATGGTTTCTTTCAAGCAATGGCGGTAGCCATGATGGCAGGTCTTACTTTTGCGACCATCCTGACCTTGATTGTTACGCCTGTGATGTACACGGTTATTCATCGAGTTCGTGCTCTGTAA
- a CDS encoding efflux RND transporter periplasmic adaptor subunit, whose product MTMLSKPMLSITLVLATASLIGCAEQQPEQPIKQTVRPVKIATVESAAASVQRSFPAQVAANASTDLAFRVSGQIIHHYVIEGDRVKEGSLIAALDPTDFDILLDNAKAKHELAVSQHNRNSTLVPKGLATKAEFDTSRAEMLMAKAQLDRASQNLKYTKIYAPYDGIVAKIHSNNHDHIGATQAIIEFQNDSVSDIQFDLPEKLLNQFDPEQFKLLTTQVVLDSYPSRPLNATFKEMRKSTSLGALSFRVTLSVKAPADMRVLPGMSANVNTVLGGENDSMSNLVIVPMSALFSPETNKIAAGGKYVWVVDSNYKTHLREVSVLRLLSAGAVIDSGLEVGDKVVTAGTYLIAENQQVKELKRERGI is encoded by the coding sequence ATGACAATGCTATCTAAACCAATGTTATCAATAACATTGGTTCTTGCTACTGCTTCACTTATCGGCTGTGCCGAGCAACAACCAGAACAGCCAATTAAGCAAACGGTTAGGCCTGTCAAAATAGCGACGGTAGAAAGTGCGGCTGCCAGTGTGCAACGCTCATTCCCAGCCCAAGTTGCCGCAAACGCAAGTACCGATCTTGCGTTTAGAGTATCGGGCCAGATCATTCACCATTATGTTATCGAAGGCGATAGAGTTAAAGAGGGGAGCTTAATCGCTGCATTGGACCCAACCGATTTTGATATTTTGTTGGATAACGCTAAGGCTAAGCATGAACTTGCTGTATCTCAGCATAATCGTAATTCGACATTAGTCCCTAAAGGTCTGGCAACTAAAGCGGAATTTGATACGTCTCGTGCTGAGATGTTGATGGCTAAGGCGCAACTCGATCGCGCCAGTCAAAACCTTAAATATACTAAAATATACGCCCCCTATGATGGCATCGTGGCAAAAATTCACAGTAATAATCATGATCATATCGGCGCGACACAAGCTATCATCGAGTTCCAAAATGATAGCGTGAGTGACATTCAATTTGATCTACCTGAAAAGCTGCTCAATCAGTTTGACCCTGAACAATTTAAATTATTGACCACCCAAGTGGTACTCGATAGCTATCCTAGTAGGCCGCTAAACGCAACGTTTAAAGAGATGCGTAAATCTACAAGCTTAGGCGCATTAAGCTTTAGAGTTACATTGTCAGTTAAAGCTCCGGCAGATATGCGTGTATTGCCGGGTATGAGCGCCAATGTAAATACTGTTTTAGGCGGTGAAAATGACTCAATGAGCAATTTGGTGATAGTGCCAATGAGTGCCTTGTTTAGTCCCGAAACCAATAAGATAGCGGCTGGTGGTAAATACGTTTGGGTGGTTGACAGTAATTACAAAACACATCTACGTGAAGTGTCAGTATTGCGCCTATTATCGGCGGGGGCTGTCATTGACTCTGGCTTAGAAGTTGGCGACAAAGTGGTCACGGCGGGGACTTACCTTATTGCTGAGAATCAACAAGTTAAAGAACTTAAGCGTGAGCGAGGCATATAA